A portion of the Esox lucius isolate fEsoLuc1 chromosome 20, fEsoLuc1.pri, whole genome shotgun sequence genome contains these proteins:
- the LOC117592728 gene encoding oocyte zinc finger protein XlCOF6.1-like isoform X1: MEMEDKPSLLLSFHIEPKQESLDSDCNSGAQCSLVDSEMTSVKLEDSIETLGLNVIKYEEEEEKNGVFIKSEEEEEEKIGVIIKCEEEEQKIGDLTNQELETHQTRQHSSSLQLSNFDKIAEVDTFPTSGEHQQEVIKYKKSHPCPHCGKHFQFMSLLKRHINTHTREKPYSCNECGKSFSVPTILKNHQRIHTGEKPYTCSDCGKSFSVSTILKNHQRIHTGEKSYSCSDCGKSFAESRTLKDHQRIHTGEKPYSCSDCGKCFSRLSILKIHQRRYTGEKPYSCSDCGKSFSVLTSLKHHKRIHTGEKPYSCSDCGNCFSESKILKRHKRTHTGEKPYSCPDCGKSFSNSSNLKRHKLIHTGEKPYSCSDCEKCFSDSKNLKLHKRTHTGEKPYSCSDCGKSFSNVSNLKRHKLTHTRE, from the exons Atg gagatggaggacaaacccagcctgctgctctccttccacattGAACCCAAACAAGAATCACTGGATTCTGATTGTAACAGTGGAGCTCAGTGTtcattggtggattcagagatgacatcagtgaaGCTGGAAGATAGTATTGAAACACTAGGACTGAATGTTATCAAAtatgaagaggaggaagagaagaatggggttttcattaaatctgaagaggaggaggaggagaaaattGGGGTTATCATTAAAtgtgaagaggaggagcagaagaTTGGGGATTTAACTAATCAAG aactcgagactcatcagaccaggcaacattcttccagtcttcaactgtccaattttg ATAAGATTGCAGAAGTGGATACATTTCCTACATCTGGAGAGCATCAACAGGAAGTTATAAAATATAAGAAGTCTCACCCCTGTCCCCATTGTGGAAAACATTTCCAATTCATGTCACTGTTGAAaagacacattaacacacatacaAGAGAGAAACCTTATTCCTGCAATgagtgtgggaagagtttctctgtACCCACAATCCTAAAGaatcaccagcgcatacatactggggagaaaccatacacctgttctgactgtgggaagagtttctctgtATCCACAATCCTAAAAaatcaccagcgcatacatactggggAGAAgtcttactcctgttctgactgtgggaagagcttTGCTGAATCAAGAACCCTAAAAgatcaccagcgcatacatactggagagaagccttactcctgttctgactgtgggaagtgtttctctcgtTTAAGCATTCTTAAAATTCACCAGCGTAGatatactggagagaaaccttactcctgttctgattgtgggaaAAGTTTCTCTGTTTTAACATCCCTAAAACATCAcaagcgcatacatactggagagaaaccttactcctgttctgattgTGGAAATTGTTTCTCTGAATCAAAAATCCTAAAACGTCACAAGCGGacacatacaggagagaagccttactcctgtcctgactgtgggaagagtttctctaaTTCAAGTAACCTAAAACGTCACAAGctcatacatactggagagaaaccttactcctgttctgattgTGAAAAGTGTTTCTCTGACTCAAAAAACCTAAAACTTCACAAGCGcacacatacaggagagaagccttactcctgttctgactgtggaaaaagTTTCTCTAATGTAAGTAACCTAAAACGTCACAAGCTCACACATACTAGAGAGTAG
- the LOC117592728 gene encoding oocyte zinc finger protein XlCOF6.1-like isoform X2, which produces MEMEDKPSLLLSFHIEPKQESLDSDCNSGAQCSLVDSEMTSVKLEDSIETLGLNVIKYEEEEEKNGVFIKSEEEEEEKIGVIIKCEEEEQKIGDLTNQDKIAEVDTFPTSGEHQQEVIKYKKSHPCPHCGKHFQFMSLLKRHINTHTREKPYSCNECGKSFSVPTILKNHQRIHTGEKPYTCSDCGKSFSVSTILKNHQRIHTGEKSYSCSDCGKSFAESRTLKDHQRIHTGEKPYSCSDCGKCFSRLSILKIHQRRYTGEKPYSCSDCGKSFSVLTSLKHHKRIHTGEKPYSCSDCGNCFSESKILKRHKRTHTGEKPYSCPDCGKSFSNSSNLKRHKLIHTGEKPYSCSDCEKCFSDSKNLKLHKRTHTGEKPYSCSDCGKSFSNVSNLKRHKLTHTRE; this is translated from the exons Atg gagatggaggacaaacccagcctgctgctctccttccacattGAACCCAAACAAGAATCACTGGATTCTGATTGTAACAGTGGAGCTCAGTGTtcattggtggattcagagatgacatcagtgaaGCTGGAAGATAGTATTGAAACACTAGGACTGAATGTTATCAAAtatgaagaggaggaagagaagaatggggttttcattaaatctgaagaggaggaggaggagaaaattGGGGTTATCATTAAAtgtgaagaggaggagcagaagaTTGGGGATTTAACTAATCAAG ATAAGATTGCAGAAGTGGATACATTTCCTACATCTGGAGAGCATCAACAGGAAGTTATAAAATATAAGAAGTCTCACCCCTGTCCCCATTGTGGAAAACATTTCCAATTCATGTCACTGTTGAAaagacacattaacacacatacaAGAGAGAAACCTTATTCCTGCAATgagtgtgggaagagtttctctgtACCCACAATCCTAAAGaatcaccagcgcatacatactggggagaaaccatacacctgttctgactgtgggaagagtttctctgtATCCACAATCCTAAAAaatcaccagcgcatacatactggggAGAAgtcttactcctgttctgactgtgggaagagcttTGCTGAATCAAGAACCCTAAAAgatcaccagcgcatacatactggagagaagccttactcctgttctgactgtgggaagtgtttctctcgtTTAAGCATTCTTAAAATTCACCAGCGTAGatatactggagagaaaccttactcctgttctgattgtgggaaAAGTTTCTCTGTTTTAACATCCCTAAAACATCAcaagcgcatacatactggagagaaaccttactcctgttctgattgTGGAAATTGTTTCTCTGAATCAAAAATCCTAAAACGTCACAAGCGGacacatacaggagagaagccttactcctgtcctgactgtgggaagagtttctctaaTTCAAGTAACCTAAAACGTCACAAGctcatacatactggagagaaaccttactcctgttctgattgTGAAAAGTGTTTCTCTGACTCAAAAAACCTAAAACTTCACAAGCGcacacatacaggagagaagccttactcctgttctgactgtggaaaaagTTTCTCTAATGTAAGTAACCTAAAACGTCACAAGCTCACACATACTAGAGAGTAG
- the LOC105027977 gene encoding zinc finger protein OZF isoform X4 has product MREDKPSLLLSFHTEPKQESLDSDCGSGAQCSLVDSEITSVKQEDCSQTLGMNYIKYEGKEEKIGDLINKDEKAEVDIFPGEQQQDDYKDKKSHSCPHCGKCFLFISLLKKHMNIHSEEKHSERSYDLTGHQRVHTGESPYSCSDCGKSFYKSQHLKVHQRVHTGEKPYSCSECGNCFSQLGNLKLHQRIHSGEKPYSCSDCGKSFSRLSDLKCHQHKHTGQKPYSCTNCGKSFSRPSDLKVHQRIHTGEKPFSCSDCGNCFSRLGNLKLHQRIHTGEKPYSCTQCGKSFSRLSDLKGHQHVHTGQKPYSCSDCGNRFSHLGNLKIHQRIHTGEKPYPCSICGNCFSHLGNLKLHERLHTGEKPYTCSDCGNGFSYLGNLKIHQRIHTGEKPYTCSDCGISFSRLDSLKIHRRVHTGEKPYSCSDCGKCFSQLGSLNVHQRIHTDEKSYPYTDCGESLKHIVSLKPHQGIPTG; this is encoded by the exons ATG AgggaggacaaacccagcctgctgctctccttccacactgaacCCAAACAAGAGTCACTGGATTCTGATTGTGGCAGTGGAGCTCAGTGTtcattggtggattcagagatTACATCAGTGAAGCAGGAAGACTGCAGTCAAACACTGGGAatgaattatattaaatatgaagggaaggaggagaagatTGGGGATTTAATTAATAAAG ATGAGAAAGCTGAAGTGGATATATTTCCTGGAGAGCAACAACAGGATGATTACAAAGACAAGAAGTCTCACTCCTGCCcccattgtggaaaatgtttcctATTTAtatcactgttaaaaaaacacatgaacatACATTCAGAAGAGAAGCACAGTGAGAGGAGTTATGATCTTACTGGTCATCAGAGAGTTCATACAGGAGAGAGTCCATACAGCTGTTCAGACTGTGGGAAAAGTTTTTATAAATCACAgcaccttaaagttcaccagcgtgTACATACAGGTGAaaaaccttactcctgttctgaatgtgggaattgtttctctcaattaggtaaccttaaacttcaccagcgcatacattcTGGTGAAAAACCTTATTCAtgttctgattgtgggaagagtttctctcggTTATCGGACCTTAAATGTCACCAGCACAAACATACTGGACAGAAGCCTTACTCTTGTACtaattgtgggaagagtttctctcggCCATCtgaccttaaagttcaccagcgcatacatacaggGGAGAAGCCTTTCTcgtgttctgactgtggaaattGTTTCTCTCGATTAGGTAACCTTAAACTTCACCAGCGTATACATACTGGAGAAAAACCATACTCCTGTACTcagtgtgggaagagtttctctcggTTATCGGACCTTAAAGGTCACCAGCATGTACATACTGGacagaagccttactcctgttctgactgtgggaataGGTTCTCTCATTTAGGTAACCTTAAAAtacaccagcgcatacatactggagagaaaccttacccCTGTTCTATCTGCGGGAATTGTTTCTCTCATTTAGGTAACCTTAAACTACATGAGCGcttacatactggagagaaaccttacacctgttctgactgtgggaatgGTTTCTCATATTTAGGCAACCTTAAAAtacaccagcgcatacatactggagagaaaccttacacctgttctgactgtgggattTCTTTCTCTAGATTAGACAGCCTTAAAATTCACAGACGTGTccatacaggagagaagccttactcttgttctgactgtgggaagtgtttctctcagtTAGGTAGCCTTAatgttcaccagcgcatacatacagACGAGAAATCGTACCCCTATACTGATTGTGGGGAAAGTTTAAAGCATATAGTTTCCCTGAAACCTCATCAGGGGATACCTACTGGTTAA
- the LOC105027977 gene encoding zinc finger protein 239 isoform X5: MNIHSEEKHSERSYDLTGHQRVHTGESPYSCSDCGKSFYKSQHLKVHQRVHTGEKPYSCSECGNCFSQLGNLKLHQRIHSGEKPYSCSDCGKSFSRLSDLKCHQHKHTGQKPYSCTNCGKSFSRPSDLKVHQRIHTGEKPFSCSDCGNCFSRLGNLKLHQRIHTGEKPYSCTQCGKSFSRLSDLKGHQHVHTGQKPYSCSDCGNRFSHLGNLKIHQRIHTGEKPYPCSICGNCFSHLGNLKLHERLHTGEKPYTCSDCGNGFSYLGNLKIHQRIHTGEKPYTCSDCGISFSRLDSLKIHRRVHTGEKPYSCSDCGKCFSQLGSLNVHQRIHTDEKSYPYTDCGESLKHIVSLKPHQGIPTG, from the coding sequence atgaacatACATTCAGAAGAGAAGCACAGTGAGAGGAGTTATGATCTTACTGGTCATCAGAGAGTTCATACAGGAGAGAGTCCATACAGCTGTTCAGACTGTGGGAAAAGTTTTTATAAATCACAgcaccttaaagttcaccagcgtgTACATACAGGTGAaaaaccttactcctgttctgaatgtgggaattgtttctctcaattaggtaaccttaaacttcaccagcgcatacattcTGGTGAAAAACCTTATTCAtgttctgattgtgggaagagtttctctcggTTATCGGACCTTAAATGTCACCAGCACAAACATACTGGACAGAAGCCTTACTCTTGTACtaattgtgggaagagtttctctcggCCATCtgaccttaaagttcaccagcgcatacatacaggGGAGAAGCCTTTCTcgtgttctgactgtggaaattGTTTCTCTCGATTAGGTAACCTTAAACTTCACCAGCGTATACATACTGGAGAAAAACCATACTCCTGTACTcagtgtgggaagagtttctctcggTTATCGGACCTTAAAGGTCACCAGCATGTACATACTGGacagaagccttactcctgttctgactgtgggaataGGTTCTCTCATTTAGGTAACCTTAAAAtacaccagcgcatacatactggagagaaaccttacccCTGTTCTATCTGCGGGAATTGTTTCTCTCATTTAGGTAACCTTAAACTACATGAGCGcttacatactggagagaaaccttacacctgttctgactgtgggaatgGTTTCTCATATTTAGGCAACCTTAAAAtacaccagcgcatacatactggagagaaaccttacacctgttctgactgtgggattTCTTTCTCTAGATTAGACAGCCTTAAAATTCACAGACGTGTccatacaggagagaagccttactcttgttctgactgtgggaagtgtttctctcagtTAGGTAGCCTTAatgttcaccagcgcatacatacagACGAGAAATCGTACCCCTATACTGATTGTGGGGAAAGTTTAAAGCATATAGTTTCCCTGAAACCTCATCAGGGGATACCTACTGGTTAA
- the LOC105027977 gene encoding zinc finger protein OZF isoform X3, with protein sequence MQREDKPSLLLSFHTEPKQESLDSDCGSGAQCSLVDSEITSVKQEDCSQTLGMNYIKYEGKEEKIGDLINKDEKAEVDIFPGEQQQDDYKDKKSHSCPHCGKCFLFISLLKKHMNIHSEEKHSERSYDLTGHQRVHTGESPYSCSDCGKSFYKSQHLKVHQRVHTGEKPYSCSECGNCFSQLGNLKLHQRIHSGEKPYSCSDCGKSFSRLSDLKCHQHKHTGQKPYSCTNCGKSFSRPSDLKVHQRIHTGEKPFSCSDCGNCFSRLGNLKLHQRIHTGEKPYSCTQCGKSFSRLSDLKGHQHVHTGQKPYSCSDCGNRFSHLGNLKIHQRIHTGEKPYPCSICGNCFSHLGNLKLHERLHTGEKPYTCSDCGNGFSYLGNLKIHQRIHTGEKPYTCSDCGISFSRLDSLKIHRRVHTGEKPYSCSDCGKCFSQLGSLNVHQRIHTDEKSYPYTDCGESLKHIVSLKPHQGIPTG encoded by the exons CAGAgggaggacaaacccagcctgctgctctccttccacactgaacCCAAACAAGAGTCACTGGATTCTGATTGTGGCAGTGGAGCTCAGTGTtcattggtggattcagagatTACATCAGTGAAGCAGGAAGACTGCAGTCAAACACTGGGAatgaattatattaaatatgaagggaaggaggagaagatTGGGGATTTAATTAATAAAG ATGAGAAAGCTGAAGTGGATATATTTCCTGGAGAGCAACAACAGGATGATTACAAAGACAAGAAGTCTCACTCCTGCCcccattgtggaaaatgtttcctATTTAtatcactgttaaaaaaacacatgaacatACATTCAGAAGAGAAGCACAGTGAGAGGAGTTATGATCTTACTGGTCATCAGAGAGTTCATACAGGAGAGAGTCCATACAGCTGTTCAGACTGTGGGAAAAGTTTTTATAAATCACAgcaccttaaagttcaccagcgtgTACATACAGGTGAaaaaccttactcctgttctgaatgtgggaattgtttctctcaattaggtaaccttaaacttcaccagcgcatacattcTGGTGAAAAACCTTATTCAtgttctgattgtgggaagagtttctctcggTTATCGGACCTTAAATGTCACCAGCACAAACATACTGGACAGAAGCCTTACTCTTGTACtaattgtgggaagagtttctctcggCCATCtgaccttaaagttcaccagcgcatacatacaggGGAGAAGCCTTTCTcgtgttctgactgtggaaattGTTTCTCTCGATTAGGTAACCTTAAACTTCACCAGCGTATACATACTGGAGAAAAACCATACTCCTGTACTcagtgtgggaagagtttctctcggTTATCGGACCTTAAAGGTCACCAGCATGTACATACTGGacagaagccttactcctgttctgactgtgggaataGGTTCTCTCATTTAGGTAACCTTAAAAtacaccagcgcatacatactggagagaaaccttacccCTGTTCTATCTGCGGGAATTGTTTCTCTCATTTAGGTAACCTTAAACTACATGAGCGcttacatactggagagaaaccttacacctgttctgactgtgggaatgGTTTCTCATATTTAGGCAACCTTAAAAtacaccagcgcatacatactggagagaaaccttacacctgttctgactgtgggattTCTTTCTCTAGATTAGACAGCCTTAAAATTCACAGACGTGTccatacaggagagaagccttactcttgttctgactgtgggaagtgtttctctcagtTAGGTAGCCTTAatgttcaccagcgcatacatacagACGAGAAATCGTACCCCTATACTGATTGTGGGGAAAGTTTAAAGCATATAGTTTCCCTGAAACCTCATCAGGGGATACCTACTGGTTAA
- the LOC105027977 gene encoding zinc finger protein 501 isoform X2 codes for MMEEKPNLLLSFHTEVKQEPLDADCDSNAQCSLVDSVMTSVKQEDCSQVLGLNNIKCEEEEKMIGDLTNQHEIAEVDIFPTPGEKQKEDKKSHRCRSHDLKLHQRIHTGEKPYSCSDCGKYFSNVRTLKLHQNIHTGEKPYSCSDCGKSFSRLYSLKVHERIHTGEKPYSCSDCGKGFSQLNNLKLHQHMHTGEKPYSCSDCGKYFSHLRNLKIHQRIHTGEKPYSCSDCGKCFSQFSQLTCHQRIHTGEKPYSCSDCGKCFYRSHDLKLHQCIHTGEKPYSCSDCGKSFSQSNNLKRHQRIHTGEKPYSCSDCGKYFSQLNILKHHQYIHTGEKPYSCSDCGKGFSQLSQLTRHQRTHTGEKPCFCSDCGNFFPDSGTLKIHQRIHTQEKPYSCSNCGKGFSRLDSLKVHERIHTGEKPYSCTDCGNSFSELGSLNAHQRIHTGEKPFSCTDCGKRFKRLASLKTHHRIHTGE; via the exons ATG ATGGAGGAGAAACCCaacctgctgctctccttccacactgaggTCAAACAAGAACCACTAGATGCTGATTGTGACAGTAATGCTCAGTGTTCATTGGTGGATTCAGTGATGACATCGGTGAAGCAGGAAGACTGTAGTCAAGTGCTGGGACtgaataatataaaatgtgaagaggaggagaagatgaTTGGGGATTTAACTAATCAAC ATGAGATTGCTGAAGTGGATATATTTCCTACACCTGGAGAGAAACAAAAGGAAGATAAGAAGTCTCACCGCTGTCGATCACATGACCTAAaacttcaccagcgcatacatacaggagagaagccttactcctgttctgactgtgggaagtatTTCTCTAATGTACGTACCCTAAAACTTCACCAGaacatacatactggagagaagccttactcttgttcagactgtgggaagagtttctctcgaTTATATAGCCTTAAAGTTCACGAGcgcatacatacaggagagaagccttactcctgttctgactgtgggaagggttTCTCTCAATTAAATAACCTAAAACTTCACCAGCACAtgcatactggagagaaaccttactcctgttctgactgtgggaagtatTTCTCTCATTTACGTAACCTAAaaattcaccagcgcatacatactggagagaagccttactcttgttcagactgtgggaagtgtttctctcaattttCTCAACTTACatgtcaccagcgcatacatacaggagagaagccttactcctgttctgactgtgggaagtgtttctatCGATCACATGACCTAAAACTTCACCAGTgcatacatacaggagagaagccttactcctgttctgactgtgggaagagtttctctcagtCAAATAACCTAAAAcgtcaccagcgcatacatacaggagagaagccttactcttgTTCAGACTGTGGGAAGTATTTCTCTCAATTAAATATCCTAAAACATCAccagtacatacatacaggagagaagccttactcctgttctgactgtgggaagggttTCTCGCAATTATCTCAACTTACACGTCACCAGCGcacacatacaggagagaagccttgcttctgttctgactgtgggaattTTTTCCCAGATTCTGGTACCCTGAAAATTCATCAGCGAATACATACTCAAGAaaaaccttactcctgttctaaTTGTGGGAAGGGTTTCTCTCGATTAGACAGCCTTAAAGTTCATGAGcgcatacatacaggagagaagccttactcttgTACTGACTGTGGGAATAGTTTCTCTGAATTAGGTAGCCTTAAtgctcaccagcgcatacatacaggagagaagcctttctcCTGTACTGACTGTGGGAAACGTTTCAAACGTCTAGCTTCCCTTAAAACACATCACCGGATACATACTGGAGAATAA
- the LOC105027977 gene encoding zinc finger protein OZF isoform X1: MTSVKQEDCSQVLGLNNIKCEEEEKMIGDLTNQHEIAEVDTFPTPGEKQQEDKKSHRCRSHDLKLHQCIHTGEKPYSCSDCGKYFSHLRNLKLHQNIHTGEKPYSCSDCGKSFSRLYSLKVHERIHTGEKPYSCSDCGKGFSQLNNLKLHQHMHTGEKPYSCSDCGKYFSHLRNLKIHQRIHTGEKPYSCSDCGKCFSQFSQLTCHQRIHTGEKPYSCSECGKCFCRSHYLKLHQRIHTGEKPYFCSDCGKSFSQSNSLKCHQRIHTGEKPYSCSDCGKCFSQFSQLTCHQRIHTGEKPYSCSDCGKCFYRSHDLKLHQCIHTGEKPYSCSDCGKSFSQSNNLKRHQRIHTGEKPYSCSDCGKYFSQLNILKHHQYIHTGEKPYSCSDCGKGFSQLSQLTRHQRTHTGEKPCFCSDCGNFFPDSGTLKIHQRIHTQEKPYSCSNCGKGFSRLDSLKVHERIHTGEKPYSCTDCGNSFSELGSLNAHQRIHTGEKPFSCTDCGKRFKRLASLKTHHRIHTGE, translated from the exons TGTAGTCAAGTGCTGGGACtgaataatataaaatgtgaagaggaggagaagatgaTTGGGGATTTAACTAATCAAC ATGAGATTGCTGAAGTGGATACATTTCCTACACCtggagagaaacaacaggaagatAAGAAGTCTCACCGCTGTCGATCACATGACCTAAAACTTCACCAGTgcatacatacaggagagaagccttactcctgttctgactgtgggaagtatTTCTCTCATTTACGTAACCTAAAACTTCACCAGaacatacatactggagagaagccttactcttgttcagactgtgggaagagtttctctcgaTTATATAGCCTTAAAGTTCACGAGcgcatacatacaggagagaagccttactcctgttctgactgtgggaagggttTCTCTCAATTAAATAACCTAAAACTTCACCAGCACAtgcatactggagagaaaccttactcctgttctgactgtgggaagtatTTCTCTCATTTACGTAACCTAAaaattcaccagcgcatacatactggagagaagccttactcttgttcagactgtgggaagtgtttctctcaattttCTCAACTTACatgtcaccagcgcatacatacaggagagaagccttactcctgttctgaatgtgggaagtgtttctgtCGATCACATTACCTAAaacttcaccagcgcatacatacaggagagaagccttacttctgttctgactgtgggaagagtttctctcagtCAAATAGCCTAAAatgtcaccagcgcatacatacaggagagaagccttactcttgTTCAGACTGTGGGAA gtgtttctctcaattttCTCAACTTACatgtcaccagcgcatacatacaggagagaagccttactcctgttctgactgtgggaagtgtttctatCGATCACATGACCTAAAACTTCACCAGTgcatacatacaggagagaagccttactcctgttctgactgtgggaagagtttctctcagtCAAATAACCTAAAAcgtcaccagcgcatacatacaggagagaagccttactcttgTTCAGACTGTGGGAAGTATTTCTCTCAATTAAATATCCTAAAACATCAccagtacatacatacaggagagaagccttactcctgttctgactgtgggaagggttTCTCGCAATTATCTCAACTTACACGTCACCAGCGcacacatacaggagagaagccttgcttctgttctgactgtgggaattTTTTCCCAGATTCTGGTACCCTGAAAATTCATCAGCGAATACATACTCAAGAaaaaccttactcctgttctaaTTGTGGGAAGGGTTTCTCTCGATTAGACAGCCTTAAAGTTCATGAGcgcatacatacaggagagaagccttactcttgTACTGACTGTGGGAATAGTTTCTCTGAATTAGGTAGCCTTAAtgctcaccagcgcatacatacaggagagaagcctttctcCTGTACTGACTGTGGGAAACGTTTCAAACGTCTAGCTTCCCTTAAAACACATCACCGGATACATACTGGAGAATAA
- the LOC105027977 gene encoding zinc finger protein 239 isoform X6, with protein sequence MMEEKPNLLLSFHTEVKQEPLDADCDSNAQCSLVDSVMTSVKQEDCSQVLGLNNIKCEEEEKMIGDLTNQHEIAEVDTFPTPGEKKQEDVKDKKSHRCPHCGKCFLFMSMLKRHINIHRREKPYSCSDCGKCFYQSHDLKLHQRIHTGEKPYSCSDCGKGFSQLNNLKLHQRIHTGEKPYSCSDCGKYFSQLHNLKHHQHIHTGEKPYSCSDCGKGFSQLSHLTRHQRTHTGEKPCFCSDCGNFFPDFGTLKIHQRIHTQEKPYSCSNCGKGFSRLYSLKVHERIHTGEKPYSCTDCGNSFSQLGSLNAHQRIHTGEKPFSCTDCGKHFKHLASLKTHHRIHTGE encoded by the exons ATG ATGGAGGAGAAACCCaacctgctgctctccttccacactgaggTCAAACAAGAACCACTAGATGCTGATTGTGACAGTAATGCTCAGTGTTCATTGGTGGATTCAGTGATGACATCGGTGAAGCAGGAAGACTGTAGTCAAGTGCTGGGACtgaataatataaaatgtgaagaggaggagaagatgaTTGGGGATTTAACTAATCAAC ATGAGATTGCTGAAGTGGATACATTTCCTACAcctggagagaaaaaacaggaAGATGTAAAAGATAAGAAGTCTCACCGCTGTCCCcactgtggaaaatgttttctatttatgTCTATGTTAAAAagacacattaacatacatagaagagagaagccttactcttgctctgactgtgggaagtgtttctatCAATCACATGACCTAAaacttcaccagcgcatacatacaggagagaagccttactcctgttctgactgtgggaagggttTCTCTCAGTTAAATAACCTAAaacttcaccagcgcatacatacaggagagaagccttactcctgttctgactgtgggaagtatTTCTCTCAATTACATAACCTAAAACATCACCAGcacatacatacaggagagaagccttactcctgttctgactgtgggaagggttTCTCGCAATTATCTCACCTTACACGTCACCAGCGcacacatacaggagagaagccttgcttctgttctgactgtgggaattTTTTCCCAGATTTTGGTACCCTGAAAATTCATCAGCGAATTCATACTCAAGAaaaaccttactcctgttctaaTTGTGGGAAGGGTTTCTCTCGATTATACAGCCTTAAAGTTCATGAGcgcatacatacaggagagaagccttactcttgTACTGACTGTGGGAatagtttctctcaattaggtagcCTTAATGCTCACCAGCGCAttcatacaggagagaagcctttctcctgtactgactgtgggaaacatttcaaacatctAGCTTCCCTTAAAACACATCACCGGATACATACTGGAGAATAA